Genomic segment of bacterium:
AGTTATGGTATCAGGATTTGGTCTGCAGGATGCTCTACTGGCGAGGAGCCTTATTCAATCGCCATCGCTTTATTAGAAACCTTACAACCTGCACAGATGTGGGATGTGGAGGTATTTGGTTCAGATGTTAGCACCAGAGCTTTAACCCTGGCTCGAGAAGGGGTTTATTCTAAATGGTCACTCAGGTCAACAGATAGAAGTTACATTGAGAAATATTTTATTCAAGAGGGAAAAAATTATATTCTAAAAGATGAGATTAAAAAGAGGGTGAATTTTGAGTATTTTAATCTAATCAAAGAACCTTTTCCTTTAGCTAAAATGGGGGAATATTGGGATATAATCTTTTGCAGAAATGTCACCATATATTTTAAACCTGAATCCACCAAACGGGTGATAAATAACTTTTATAAAAGTTTGCAAAAAGAGGGTTATCTTTTTATTGGTGCCTCAGAATCTCTATATCATATCTCAAATGAATTCAAATTATTAGAAATAGAAGGAAATTTTCTCTATCAAAAATCGGATAAATTAGTTGAAAAACCATTTGAAAAACAAAAAATAGTCATAGAAAAAATTACACCCAGAGTAGCCAAAAAACAATCAAAGACAACAGGATTAGAAAAAGAGATAGAGGAAATTAAACAAAAGGCAAAATTCCCTTCCAAAGATGAAATAATTGATGGATTATACAAAAAGGCTCAATACTACTTTGAAGAGAATATGTTTGAAAAGGCATTATTTGAATTAATGAAGATAATTGAGCAAACTGATGAACATGCAGAAACATATCTTATGTTAGCCGATATTTATGCCAATAAAGAGCAGTTTGATGAGGCAGAAAAACAATGTCGCAAGGCATTACAAATTAACTCATTACTCTCACCGGCGCATTTTCTACTGGGTATTGTTCTTAATAAGAAAGGAAAAACAGATGAGGCAATTAATGAATTTAAAAAGATTATCT
This window contains:
- a CDS encoding CheR family methyltransferase, coding for MKYHLIEPDLTDEEFLLFQNFISQNSGIFVDEPKRDLLRKALLARTTSMNLGGYSDYYKFLKYNPRGEEEFKELLNLITVCETYFFRDVKHFITLRKHILPELLRRKQLQGSYGIRIWSAGCSTGEEPYSIAIALLETLQPAQMWDVEVFGSDVSTRALTLAREGVYSKWSLRSTDRSYIEKYFIQEGKNYILKDEIKKRVNFEYFNLIKEPFPLAKMGEYWDIIFCRNVTIYFKPESTKRVINNFYKSLQKEGYLFIGASESLYHISNEFKLLEIEGNFLYQKSDKLVEKPFEKQKIVIEKITPRVAKKQSKTTGLEKEIEEIKQKAKFPSKDEIIDGLYKKAQYYFEENMFEKALFELMKIIEQTDEHAETYLMLADIYANKEQFDEAEKQCRKALQINSLLSPAHFLLGIVLNKKGKTDEAINEFKKIIYLDPNFPLSHFHLANIYSENKEYRKAILEYKATIDMLNKSPDANKIGGGFSKDILIQTCQRNIERIQREIS